A region of Desulfobacterales bacterium DNA encodes the following proteins:
- a CDS encoding FxsA family protein produces the protein MLFKLFLAFTLIPVAEIYLLIKVGAVAGAFNTVLLVVLTGFTGAYLARLQGMHTLLRVRASLQQGLMPTDDLMDALLIFIAGIVLLTPGFITDAAGLLILFPQTRRIFKQFAKLRLERWIKNQNLNITFFS, from the coding sequence ATGTTGTTTAAACTTTTTCTGGCATTTACGCTGATTCCTGTTGCCGAGATCTATCTTCTCATCAAGGTGGGCGCGGTTGCCGGCGCCTTTAATACGGTTTTATTAGTCGTCCTGACCGGATTTACCGGCGCCTATCTCGCCCGGCTCCAGGGAATGCATACCTTGCTTCGGGTCCGTGCCAGTCTGCAGCAGGGCCTGATGCCCACAGATGACCTGATGGATGCGCTCCTGATTTTTATCGCCGGCATTGTGCTGCTGACGCCGGGCTTCATAACCGATGCAGCAGGACTGCTCATTCTTTTTCCCCAAACCCGCCGTATTTTTAAACAATTCGCCAAGCTCCGGCTTGAGCGTTGGATCAAAAATCAGAACCTGAATATAACCTTTTTCTCATAA